From Motilibacter peucedani, the proteins below share one genomic window:
- a CDS encoding sirohydrochlorin chelatase, giving the protein MSRHPVVVAAHGTADVAGQQTVEAVVERARLALPGREVVVGYLDVITPTVGDALAALDAPAVVVPLLLAPGYHVDVDLPTVAAAAGHPVTCSAPVGPDARILHAVLRRLREAGYRDGDPVVLGAAGSSSPRSAAATAQAVEWLAALTGGPVLAAYASASPPTPAEAVAALRREHGGRVALATYLLAPGFFADRMHDAGADLVSAPIGTADELLEVLVERVAAADERAPELAGR; this is encoded by the coding sequence ATGAGCCGGCACCCCGTCGTCGTCGCGGCGCACGGCACCGCCGACGTCGCCGGTCAGCAGACCGTCGAGGCGGTCGTGGAGCGCGCCCGGCTGGCGCTGCCCGGCCGCGAGGTGGTCGTCGGCTACCTCGACGTCATCACCCCGACCGTCGGCGACGCGCTCGCCGCCCTCGACGCCCCCGCCGTCGTCGTGCCGCTCCTGCTGGCGCCCGGCTACCACGTCGACGTCGACCTCCCGACGGTCGCCGCGGCCGCCGGCCACCCGGTCACGTGCTCGGCGCCCGTCGGCCCCGACGCCCGGATCCTGCACGCCGTCCTGCGCCGGCTGCGCGAGGCCGGCTACCGCGACGGTGACCCCGTCGTGCTGGGAGCCGCCGGCTCGTCCTCGCCGCGCTCGGCCGCGGCGACCGCCCAGGCGGTCGAGTGGCTCGCCGCGCTCACGGGCGGACCGGTGCTGGCTGCGTACGCGTCGGCCTCCCCGCCCACGCCCGCCGAGGCCGTCGCGGCGCTGCGCCGGGAGCACGGCGGGCGCGTCGCGCTCGCGACCTACCTGCTCGCGCCCGGCTTTTTCGCCGACCGCATGCACGACGCGGGCGCCGACCTGGTCAGCGCCCCCATCGGCACCGCCGACGAGCTGCTCGAGGTGCTCGTCGAGCGCGTCGCGGCCGCCGACGAGCGGGCGCCGGAGCTCGCTGGCCGCTGA
- a CDS encoding FAD-dependent oxidoreductase, whose protein sequence is MDTAPTPPASTTQVVVVGYGMAGARLVDELRSRHSGDLHVTALGAEPAGAYNRILLSNVLAGVTGAEAIRIGPRELSGVGYEVCTDVTVESIDRSARKVLTDKGAVGYDVLVLATGSRSVVPAIAGLCRADGALLPGCFTFRTLVDCDGIVAVAASAQSAVVLGGGLLGLEAARGLAGRGLAVTVLHRGGHVMDRQLDADAGDVLAASLQDLGVEIVTGAETVRVNGREHVTGVELSDGRRLAADLVVVATGVAPETALARSSGLTVDRGIVVGDDLRSVDDPAVFAIGECSQHDGQVYGLVAPAWEQARVVADVITGADPTARYAGSRLVTRLKAKGVELAAMGDTTGDADTEVVRFSDPARRVYKKLLLREGRVTGAILLGDTATAGTVTQLFDRGARVPGDPLPLLFTGLRRSAAVVEDPAHIPDRATVCTCNSVTKGQITTCWLAGARSVTAIAAGTRATTGCGGCTDTVKGLVDWLHASDPGPAPADPRAPADPRHDVTPCQSDWQEVTSCQTRGVPKPVGTGTNPAATMQGASS, encoded by the coding sequence ATGGACACCGCACCGACGCCGCCGGCGAGCACGACGCAGGTCGTCGTCGTCGGCTACGGGATGGCCGGCGCGCGCCTGGTGGACGAGCTGCGCTCGCGGCACTCCGGTGACCTGCACGTCACCGCGCTGGGCGCGGAGCCGGCCGGCGCGTACAACCGCATCCTGCTCTCCAACGTGCTCGCAGGCGTGACCGGTGCCGAGGCGATCCGCATCGGCCCGCGCGAGCTGAGCGGTGTGGGCTACGAGGTCTGCACGGACGTCACGGTCGAGAGCATCGACCGCTCGGCGCGCAAGGTGCTGACCGACAAGGGAGCCGTGGGCTACGACGTGCTCGTGCTGGCGACGGGGTCGCGCTCGGTCGTGCCGGCGATCGCGGGGCTCTGCCGTGCGGACGGCGCGCTCCTGCCCGGATGCTTCACCTTCCGCACCCTGGTGGACTGCGACGGGATCGTCGCCGTTGCTGCCTCGGCCCAGAGCGCTGTGGTCCTCGGTGGTGGGCTGCTCGGCCTCGAGGCAGCACGTGGACTGGCCGGGCGTGGTCTTGCTGTCACGGTGCTGCACAGGGGTGGCCACGTGATGGACCGACAGCTGGACGCCGACGCGGGCGACGTGCTCGCGGCGAGCCTGCAGGACCTCGGCGTCGAGATCGTCACGGGGGCGGAGACCGTCCGCGTCAACGGTCGCGAGCACGTCACCGGCGTCGAGCTGTCCGACGGGCGGCGGCTGGCCGCCGACCTGGTGGTCGTGGCGACCGGGGTCGCTCCGGAGACTGCACTCGCCCGCTCGAGCGGCCTGACCGTCGACCGCGGCATCGTCGTGGGTGACGACCTGCGCTCCGTCGACGACCCGGCCGTCTTCGCGATCGGCGAGTGCTCGCAGCACGACGGGCAGGTGTACGGGCTGGTGGCGCCGGCGTGGGAGCAGGCCCGGGTGGTCGCTGACGTGATCACCGGCGCCGACCCGACCGCGCGCTACGCCGGCTCACGGCTGGTCACCCGGCTCAAGGCCAAGGGTGTGGAGCTCGCGGCGATGGGCGACACGACCGGCGACGCCGACACCGAGGTCGTGCGCTTCTCGGACCCGGCCCGGCGCGTCTACAAGAAGCTGCTGCTGCGGGAGGGTCGTGTGACCGGCGCGATCCTGCTCGGCGACACGGCCACGGCCGGGACCGTGACGCAGCTGTTCGACCGAGGCGCACGCGTGCCCGGCGACCCGCTGCCGCTGCTCTTCACGGGCCTCCGGCGCTCGGCCGCCGTGGTCGAGGACCCGGCGCACATCCCCGACCGCGCCACCGTCTGCACCTGCAACAGCGTCACCAAGGGCCAGATCACCACCTGCTGGCTCGCCGGCGCCCGCAGTGTGACCGCCATCGCCGCCGGCACCCGCGCCACCACCGGCTGCGGCGGGTGCACCGACACCGTCAAGGGCCTCGTCGACTGGCTGCACGCCAGCGACCCGGGGCCCGCTCCCGCCGATCCGCGCGCCCCCGCCGATCCTCGGCACGATGTGACTCCTTGCCAATCGGATTGGCAAGAAGTCACATCGTGCCAAACGAGGGGCGTGCCCAAACCCGTAGGAACCGGGACGAACCCGGCCGCCACCATGCAAGGAGCTTCGTCGTGA
- a CDS encoding molybdopterin oxidoreductase family protein — translation MPTTVPTLPGPTGAGTAVGVDTHCPYCALQCAMHLSPGPGRELTVHARDFPTNRGGLCQKGWTAAELLTTPDRLTTPLMRASRDAPLEPVSWDVAMRRVAVEMGRIQRTHGRDAVAVFGGGGLTNEKAYTLGKFARVALRTKNIDYNGRFCMSSAAAASTRAFGVDRGLPFPIEDVAAADAVLLVGGNSAETMPPFVRHLEGAGRSLVVVDPRATETAKKARLHLQPTPGTDLALALGMLHVALVDGLVDDAYVAARTSGWEDVARTAATWWPERVERTTGVPVGDLRQAVHLLAEARTAVVLTGRGAEQHSNGTDTVTGFINLALALGLPGRPGSGYGCLTGQGNGQGGREHGQKADQLPGYRSIEDPAARAHVASVWGVEPESLPGKGVSAYELLDSLGRDDGPKALLLAGSNPLVSAPNARSVAERIAALDFLVVSDFVLSETGALADVVLPTTQWAEEDGTMTNLEGRVLLRRKARPAPPGVRSDLEILAELARHLGSPVELEVRPRAVFDELRRASAGGPADYSGITYERIALEGGVFWPCRDKHDPGTRRMFLDSFATPDGLARFVTVEHRAPVEQRDDEHPHYLTTGRVLHHYQSGAQTRRVPALVAAAPEAFVELSYALAESLGISAGELVRVTSRRGSAVAPARLSDDIRDDTVFMPFHWAGRGRVNSVTSDALDPVSRMPEFKVCAVRVERAGLTADDASG, via the coding sequence ATGCCGACGACCGTGCCCACGCTGCCGGGCCCCACGGGCGCCGGAACGGCAGTGGGCGTCGACACGCACTGCCCCTACTGCGCGCTGCAGTGCGCCATGCACCTGTCGCCGGGACCGGGGCGCGAGCTCACCGTGCACGCGCGCGACTTCCCGACCAACCGCGGCGGCCTGTGCCAGAAGGGGTGGACGGCGGCCGAGCTGCTGACCACACCAGACCGCCTCACGACGCCACTGATGCGCGCGTCGCGCGACGCGCCGCTCGAGCCGGTGTCGTGGGACGTCGCGATGCGCCGCGTCGCGGTCGAGATGGGGAGGATCCAGCGTACGCACGGGCGCGACGCCGTCGCCGTCTTCGGCGGCGGTGGGCTGACCAACGAGAAGGCCTACACGCTCGGCAAGTTCGCGCGGGTCGCGCTGCGCACGAAGAACATCGACTACAACGGCCGGTTCTGCATGTCGAGCGCGGCGGCGGCCTCGACGCGCGCCTTCGGCGTCGACCGCGGACTGCCCTTCCCGATCGAGGACGTGGCGGCCGCCGATGCGGTCCTGCTCGTGGGCGGCAACTCCGCCGAGACGATGCCGCCGTTCGTCCGCCACCTCGAGGGCGCCGGGCGCTCGCTGGTGGTCGTCGACCCCCGCGCCACCGAGACGGCGAAGAAGGCACGGCTGCACCTGCAGCCCACGCCGGGCACCGACCTCGCGCTGGCGCTCGGGATGCTGCACGTCGCGCTCGTCGACGGCCTGGTGGACGACGCCTACGTCGCCGCCCGCACGTCCGGCTGGGAGGACGTCGCCCGCACCGCCGCGACGTGGTGGCCGGAGCGCGTGGAACGCACCACGGGCGTACCCGTCGGGGACCTGCGGCAGGCGGTGCACCTGCTGGCCGAGGCGCGTACGGCTGTGGTGCTCACCGGGCGCGGCGCCGAGCAGCACAGCAACGGGACCGACACGGTCACCGGCTTCATCAACCTCGCGCTGGCGCTCGGGCTGCCGGGGCGGCCGGGCTCCGGCTACGGCTGCCTGACCGGACAGGGGAACGGCCAGGGCGGGCGCGAGCACGGGCAGAAGGCCGACCAGCTGCCCGGCTACCGCAGCATCGAGGATCCGGCGGCGCGCGCGCACGTCGCGTCGGTGTGGGGCGTCGAGCCGGAGAGCCTGCCGGGCAAGGGTGTGTCGGCCTACGAGCTGCTCGACTCGCTCGGCCGCGACGACGGGCCGAAGGCGCTGCTGCTGGCCGGGTCCAACCCGCTCGTGTCCGCGCCGAACGCGCGGTCGGTGGCCGAGCGGATCGCAGCGCTCGACTTCCTCGTCGTCAGCGACTTCGTGCTCTCGGAGACCGGTGCCCTCGCCGACGTCGTCCTGCCCACGACGCAGTGGGCCGAGGAGGACGGCACGATGACCAACCTCGAGGGCCGCGTGCTGCTGCGCCGCAAGGCCCGGCCCGCTCCACCCGGCGTGCGCAGCGACCTCGAGATCCTCGCCGAGCTCGCCCGCCACCTGGGCTCGCCGGTGGAGCTCGAGGTGCGGCCGCGAGCGGTCTTCGACGAGCTGCGGCGGGCCAGCGCCGGCGGGCCAGCCGACTACTCGGGCATCACCTACGAGCGGATCGCGCTCGAAGGCGGCGTGTTCTGGCCATGCCGAGACAAGCACGACCCCGGCACGCGCCGGATGTTCCTCGACTCCTTCGCGACGCCGGACGGTCTGGCCCGCTTCGTCACCGTCGAGCACCGTGCGCCGGTGGAGCAGCGCGACGACGAGCACCCTCACTACCTGACCACTGGGCGGGTGCTTCACCACTACCAGAGCGGCGCCCAGACCCGGCGCGTGCCGGCGCTCGTGGCGGCCGCCCCCGAGGCGTTCGTCGAGCTGTCGTACGCACTGGCCGAGTCGCTCGGCATCAGCGCCGGCGAGCTCGTGCGGGTCACGTCGCGCCGCGGATCTGCGGTCGCACCGGCCCGGCTGAGCGACGACATCCGCGACGACACGGTCTTCATGCCCTTCCACTGGGCGGGGCGCGGGCGGGTCAACAGCGTGACCAGCGACGCGCTGGACCCGGTCTCGCGCATGCCGGAGTTCAAGGTGTGCGCGGTGCGCGTCGAGCGGGCCGGGCTCACCGCGGACGACGCCTCCGGATGA
- a CDS encoding DeoR/GlpR family DNA-binding transcription regulator, which yields MFAAERRRLISELVRSSGAVSLRDLAQLTGTSEVTVRRDLRHLEAEGLLSRRHGGAVAPESLQEPTHSEKAHVAAAEKAAIAAAAAELVEDGDAIVLGAGTTTQALARRLTRKRDLTVVTNSLLVAQALARAPGVDVVMTGGSLRGSIYALVGGDAEHALSGLRVSTAFMSGNGLTAERGLSTPSMLVAGVDRAIAAAARRVVVLADHTKVGIDTMVQTVATSRIDLLVTDTLAPEDEVAALREDDVEVTVVGPQGAAAIDDVDA from the coding sequence ATGTTTGCGGCGGAGCGGCGACGACTCATCAGCGAGCTCGTGCGGTCCAGCGGCGCAGTGTCGCTGCGCGACCTCGCGCAGCTCACGGGCACCTCCGAGGTGACCGTGCGGCGCGACCTGCGCCACCTCGAGGCCGAGGGGCTGCTCTCCCGCCGGCACGGCGGCGCGGTCGCCCCCGAGTCGCTGCAGGAGCCGACCCACTCCGAGAAGGCGCACGTCGCCGCCGCCGAGAAGGCGGCGATCGCAGCGGCGGCCGCCGAGCTCGTCGAGGACGGCGACGCGATCGTCCTCGGTGCCGGCACCACCACCCAGGCGCTCGCCCGCCGGCTGACCCGCAAGCGCGACCTGACCGTCGTCACCAACAGCCTGCTCGTGGCCCAGGCGCTCGCCCGCGCGCCCGGCGTCGACGTCGTCATGACCGGCGGCTCGCTGCGGGGGTCGATCTACGCCCTGGTCGGCGGCGACGCCGAGCACGCCCTGTCGGGACTGCGCGTCTCGACCGCCTTCATGTCGGGCAACGGGCTCACCGCCGAGCGCGGGCTCTCCACGCCGAGCATGCTCGTGGCCGGAGTCGACAGAGCCATCGCCGCCGCGGCCCGCCGGGTCGTCGTGCTGGCCGACCACACCAAGGTGGGCATCGACACGATGGTGCAGACCGTGGCCACCAGTCGCATCGACCTGCTCGTCACCGACACGCTCGCCCCCGAGGACGAGGTGGCCGCGCTGCGCGAGGACGACGTGGAGGTCACCGTCGTCGGCCCGCAGGGCGCCGCCGCGATCGACGACGTCGACGCCTGA
- the nirB gene encoding nitrite reductase large subunit NirB, which yields MVGQRFVESLRARDTEGRWRVTVLCEEPRPAYDRVGLSSWFSGSTEADLCLVPEGFYDGDPTLDLRLGESATAIDRDAKTVTTSSGDVLAYDSLVLATGSYAFVPPVEGADLPGTFVYRTIADLEAMKAHASGKRTGAVVGGGLLGLEAANALLGLGLQTHVVEFAPRLMAVQIDEGGGATLRRKVESLGITVHTSTATKSLSAGQDGEVARMEFADGGSIDAELVVFAAGVRPRDELARQSGLEVGPRGGVVVDATCRTSDPHVWAIGECACIEGGVYGLVAPGYAMAEIVADRLCGGGSSFPGADLSTKLKLLGVDVASFGDAHGTTEGALEVVFNDPVTGVYKKLVLSDDAQTLLGGVLVGDATAYPVLRAAVGGRLPGTPDALLVGAGGEIAGPTGSAQVCSCANVTADAITEAIHEQGCADVPALKACTRAGTGCGSCVPLLKKMLAEAGVAQSRGLCEHFPELSRADLFDIVRVKQISTFSALVEEHGQGRGCDICKPVVANILASLGNGHILKGEQATLQDTNDHFLANMQKDGTYSVVPRIPGGEITPDKLIVIGEVARDFGLYTKITGGQRIDLFGARVEQLPNIWRRLVDAGFESGHAYGKSLRTVKSCVGSSWCRFGVQDSVGLAIDLELRYRGLRSPHKLKGGVSGCARECAEARGKDFGVIATEKGWNLYVGGNGGFTPRHAELLVQDVSTEELVRTLDRFLLYYVRTADRLQRTAPWIEAMEGGLDHLRAVVVDDSLGICDELDAAMARHVASYSDEWRDAIEDPATLARFTSFVNAPGEPDRDIVFVPEREQHRPATTEERAALIAGPRLEVRTS from the coding sequence ATGGTGGGGCAGCGGTTCGTCGAGTCGCTGCGGGCCCGCGACACGGAGGGCCGCTGGCGGGTGACTGTCCTGTGCGAGGAGCCGCGGCCAGCCTACGACCGCGTCGGTCTGTCGTCGTGGTTCTCCGGCAGCACCGAGGCCGACCTCTGCCTCGTGCCCGAGGGCTTCTACGACGGCGACCCGACGCTCGACCTGCGGCTCGGCGAGTCCGCGACGGCGATCGACCGGGACGCCAAGACGGTCACGACCAGCAGTGGCGACGTGTTGGCCTACGACTCTCTCGTGCTGGCAACGGGTTCGTACGCGTTCGTGCCGCCCGTCGAGGGTGCGGACCTGCCGGGCACCTTCGTCTACCGCACGATCGCAGACCTCGAGGCGATGAAGGCCCACGCATCGGGCAAGCGCACCGGCGCAGTGGTCGGTGGTGGTCTGCTGGGACTCGAGGCGGCGAACGCTCTCCTGGGACTCGGTCTCCAGACGCACGTCGTGGAGTTCGCCCCGAGGCTCATGGCCGTGCAGATCGACGAGGGCGGCGGCGCCACACTGCGCCGCAAGGTCGAGTCGCTCGGCATCACCGTCCACACCTCCACTGCGACGAAGTCATTGTCAGCAGGGCAAGACGGCGAGGTTGCGCGCATGGAGTTCGCCGACGGCGGCTCCATCGACGCTGAGCTCGTCGTCTTCGCCGCAGGTGTCCGCCCCCGCGACGAGCTGGCCCGCCAGAGCGGGCTCGAGGTCGGCCCACGCGGCGGTGTCGTCGTCGACGCCACCTGCCGCACGAGCGATCCCCACGTCTGGGCGATCGGCGAGTGCGCCTGCATCGAGGGCGGGGTCTACGGCCTCGTCGCACCGGGGTACGCGATGGCTGAGATCGTCGCGGACCGCCTCTGCGGCGGCGGCTCCAGCTTCCCCGGCGCCGACCTGTCCACCAAGCTCAAGCTGCTCGGCGTCGACGTGGCTTCCTTCGGCGACGCGCACGGCACGACCGAGGGCGCGCTCGAGGTCGTCTTCAACGACCCGGTGACGGGCGTCTACAAGAAGCTCGTGCTCTCCGACGACGCGCAGACGCTGCTCGGCGGTGTGCTCGTGGGCGATGCCACTGCGTACCCCGTCCTCCGCGCAGCCGTCGGCGGTAGGCTCCCCGGCACCCCTGACGCCCTGCTGGTCGGCGCAGGCGGCGAGATCGCCGGCCCCACGGGCAGCGCCCAGGTGTGCTCGTGCGCCAACGTGACCGCAGACGCGATCACCGAGGCGATCCACGAGCAGGGCTGTGCAGACGTACCAGCCCTGAAGGCGTGCACCCGCGCAGGCACGGGCTGCGGCAGCTGCGTGCCCCTGCTCAAGAAGATGCTCGCCGAGGCAGGCGTGGCCCAGAGTCGCGGCCTCTGCGAGCACTTCCCCGAGCTGTCGCGGGCCGACCTCTTCGACATCGTGCGGGTCAAGCAGATCTCGACGTTCAGCGCGCTGGTCGAGGAGCACGGGCAGGGCCGCGGCTGCGACATCTGCAAGCCGGTGGTGGCCAACATCCTCGCCAGCCTCGGCAACGGACACATCCTCAAGGGCGAGCAGGCGACGCTGCAGGACACCAACGACCACTTCCTCGCCAACATGCAGAAGGACGGCACCTACTCGGTGGTCCCACGCATCCCCGGCGGCGAGATCACCCCCGACAAGCTCATCGTCATCGGGGAGGTGGCCAGGGACTTCGGGCTCTACACGAAGATCACGGGCGGCCAGCGCATCGACCTGTTCGGCGCCCGCGTGGAGCAGCTGCCGAACATCTGGCGCCGGCTGGTCGACGCGGGGTTCGAGTCGGGGCACGCCTACGGCAAGTCGCTGCGCACGGTGAAGTCGTGCGTGGGCTCGAGCTGGTGCCGCTTCGGCGTGCAGGACTCGGTGGGGCTCGCGATCGACCTCGAGCTGCGCTACCGCGGCCTGCGCTCGCCGCACAAGCTCAAGGGCGGGGTGTCCGGCTGCGCCCGCGAGTGCGCCGAGGCGCGCGGCAAGGACTTCGGCGTCATCGCCACCGAGAAGGGCTGGAACCTCTACGTCGGGGGCAACGGCGGCTTCACCCCGCGCCACGCCGAGCTGCTCGTGCAGGACGTCAGCACCGAGGAGCTCGTGCGCACGCTCGACCGGTTCCTCCTCTACTACGTGCGCACCGCCGACCGCCTGCAGCGCACCGCGCCCTGGATCGAGGCGATGGAGGGGGGCCTCGACCACCTGCGCGCAGTCGTCGTCGACGACTCGCTCGGCATCTGCGACGAGCTCGACGCCGCCATGGCCCGGCACGTCGCGTCCTACTCCGACGAGTGGCGCGACGCCATCGAGGACCCCGCGACCCTCGCCCGCTTCACCTCGTTCGTCAACGCGCCGGGAGAACCCGACCGCGACATCGTCTTCGTTCCCGAGCGCGAGCAGCACCGCCCGGCGACGACCGAAGAGCGGGCCGCGCTGATCGCCGGCCCGCGCCTGGAGGTGCGTACGTCATGA
- the nirD gene encoding nitrite reductase small subunit NirD: protein MTTLLEPPTTTARTQWLPVCRLTALLPERGAAALLGATQVALFRLSTGEVVAVGNRDPFSGSNVISRGIVGTRGSAPVVSSPMHKQAFDLRSGICLDAPDTALPTYPVRVTDGVVEVALVAGGRDEPTGRPGPL, encoded by the coding sequence ATGACCACCCTTCTCGAGCCGCCCACCACCACCGCTCGTACGCAGTGGCTCCCGGTCTGCCGGCTGACCGCCCTGCTCCCGGAGCGCGGAGCCGCCGCGCTGCTCGGCGCGACGCAGGTGGCGCTGTTCCGGCTCTCCACCGGCGAGGTGGTCGCCGTGGGCAACCGCGACCCCTTCAGCGGGAGCAACGTCATCTCCCGCGGCATCGTCGGCACGCGCGGCTCGGCGCCGGTCGTGAGCTCGCCGATGCACAAGCAGGCGTTCGACCTGCGGTCCGGCATCTGTCTCGATGCGCCGGACACGGCGCTGCCGACCTACCCTGTACGCGTGACGGACGGAGTGGTCGAGGTGGCGCTGGTCGCCGGTGGGCGCGACGAGCCCACGGGCAGACCGGGACCGCTGTGA
- a CDS encoding uroporphyrinogen-III synthase produces the protein MSTALTEAAVAGDEPGTPVLPLAGWTIGVTAARRADELGNLLERRGAKVVHAPAIRLVPLPDDAELLAATRTCVETPIDLAVATTGIGFRGWVEAAEGWGLGEALLERLSAARVLCRGPKARGAVRAAGLVDAWSPASESSSEVLEHLLGEDLEGRRIAVQLHGEPLPDFVEALRAAGADVVEVPVYRWEPPEDTAPLVRMVEQVLCGALDAVTFTSAPAVVSLLRTAAASGDEERLLQALRTRVVPVCVGPVTAAPLERREVPTVQPGRARLGALVRELGEVLPARSPGVRVAGHALQLRGSAVVVDGRLVPLPPVPMALLRALAHHPGRVVSRAELLRAAPGGATDEHAVEMAVTRLRSALGDPRCVQTVVKRGYRLAYDPVDA, from the coding sequence GTGAGCACAGCCCTCACCGAGGCCGCGGTCGCCGGCGACGAGCCGGGCACGCCGGTCCTGCCCCTCGCGGGCTGGACCATCGGTGTGACAGCGGCCCGGCGCGCCGACGAGCTCGGCAACCTGCTCGAGCGCCGCGGCGCCAAGGTCGTCCACGCCCCCGCGATCCGCCTGGTGCCGCTGCCCGACGACGCCGAGCTGCTGGCCGCGACCCGCACCTGCGTCGAGACGCCGATCGACCTCGCCGTCGCGACGACCGGCATCGGGTTCCGCGGCTGGGTCGAGGCGGCCGAGGGCTGGGGCCTGGGCGAGGCGCTGCTGGAGCGGCTGTCGGCGGCGCGCGTGCTCTGCCGGGGGCCCAAGGCACGGGGGGCCGTGCGCGCCGCTGGGCTCGTCGACGCCTGGTCGCCCGCGTCGGAGTCGAGCTCCGAGGTGCTCGAGCACCTGCTGGGCGAGGACCTCGAGGGCCGCCGCATCGCCGTGCAGCTCCACGGCGAGCCGCTGCCCGACTTCGTCGAGGCCCTGCGCGCCGCGGGCGCCGACGTCGTCGAGGTGCCGGTCTACCGGTGGGAGCCGCCCGAGGACACCGCCCCGCTCGTGCGCATGGTCGAGCAGGTGCTCTGCGGTGCGCTCGACGCGGTGACCTTCACCAGCGCGCCGGCGGTCGTCAGCCTCCTGCGCACCGCCGCCGCGAGCGGTGACGAGGAGCGGCTGCTCCAGGCGCTGCGCACCCGTGTGGTCCCCGTGTGCGTCGGCCCGGTGACCGCCGCGCCGCTCGAGCGGCGCGAGGTCCCGACCGTCCAGCCGGGCCGCGCGCGCCTCGGCGCGCTGGTGCGCGAGCTGGGCGAGGTGCTGCCCGCACGGTCCCCGGGCGTACGGGTCGCCGGCCACGCGCTGCAGCTGCGCGGGTCCGCCGTGGTGGTCGACGGGCGGCTGGTGCCGCTGCCGCCGGTGCCCATGGCGCTGCTGCGTGCGCTGGCGCACCACCCCGGGCGCGTCGTGTCCCGTGCCGAGCTCCTCAGGGCGGCACCCGGCGGCGCCACTGACGAGCACGCGGTCGAGATGGCCGTGACCCGGCTGCGCTCGGCGCTGGGCGACCCGCGCTGCGTGCAGACGGTGGTCAAGCGCGGCTACCGGCTGGCCTACGACCCGGTCGACGCATGA